Below is a genomic region from Bacteroidia bacterium.
ATAAACCTTTGGGTTTTTTATTGTTAATAATAATTTTTTACATAGGATTCGATTATCTCCATTTTCCAAGGGTTTGGCGATTAGCCAATGTTAATCATTTCGGGTTGCGAATGGTGTTGGATCGCAGTTATTATTTATTGTTATCCATTTCAATTATTTGGGTAATGTTTAGGCTAACCGACTTTTTTGGGTTGATTTTAGCTGAAAAGGCATCCCGAACGGAATCGAAGCAAGATGATCAATTGGTTGTATTTTCTACTGAGATTTTGAAGATAACCATATTGATATTTGGGTCAGTTATTATTTTAGGTTCGGTATTTAAGCTCAATGTTACCTCCTTGGTAGCCGGTTTGGGAATTGGAGGATTGGCTGTGGCTTTAGCTGCCAAAGAATCGTTGGAGAATATTCTTTGTTCTTTCATTATTTTCTTTGATAAGCCATTTATTGTGGGCGATATGGTTAGAGTTGGTCATGTGGAGGGAACTGTTGAAAAGGTGGGTTTTAGAAGTACCAGAATTAGAACGGTGGAGAAAAGTTTTCTGACCATTCCCAACCGCAAGATGATTGATAGTGAGTTGGATAATTTGAGTTTGAAAACCTTTAGAAGGGTTAGGTTTAACTTGGGTTTAACCTATAGCACTAAGTCTCATCAGGTTAAAGCCATTGTTGCCGATATTCAGCAATTGTTGGAGGAAAC
It encodes:
- a CDS encoding mechanosensitive ion channel family protein, encoding MKSWFEYLMNERILENPLSNILWFCFWILFGIIFKAILSKTINRLAYGFIRKYTSGVSLERFYGLLNKPLGFLLLIIIFYIGFDYLHFPRVWRLANVNHFGLRMVLDRSYYLLLSISIIWVMFRLTDFFGLILAEKASRTESKQDDQLVVFSTEILKITILIFGSVIILGSVFKLNVTSLVAGLGIGGLAVALAAKESLENILCSFIIFFDKPFIVGDMVRVGHVEGTVEKVGFRSTRIRTVEKSFLTIPNRKMIDSELDNLSLKTFRRVRFNLGLTYSTKSHQVKAIVADIQQLLEETPEIALEGKPRFNKIGSFALEVRVEYFVTTIDWNTYLRVQEDINFAILEIVEKHKGKLAFPTQTVELSQSN